One region of Pygocentrus nattereri isolate fPygNat1 chromosome 14, fPygNat1.pri, whole genome shotgun sequence genomic DNA includes:
- the socs1a gene encoding suppressor of cytokine signaling 1a, with protein sequence MVAHSAVEDTSGTADHRAQRSRPHQPTEAHTHFRSFRNEGDFRIINETTSMLEESGFYWGPMTVEEAHHKLKKEPVGTFLIRDSQQKDVFFTLSYRAPAGPASIRITFQNSSFSLVGSKECFDSLFKLLEYYTSSPKKSLVQPYRKVRVQSLQQLCRKRIIETCGGQAAVDGIPVNPILKDFLLSFPYRL encoded by the coding sequence ATGGTAGCGCACAGTGCAGTGGAAGACACTTCAGGCACAGCGGATCACAGAGCCCAAAGGTCCAGGCCCCACCAGCCCACGGAGGCCCACACACACTTCCGCTCCTTCAGGAACGAGGGCGACTTCAGGATCATCAACGAGACCACCTCCATGCTGGAGGAGAGCGGCTTCTACTGGGGACCCATGACCGTGGAGGAGGCCCATcacaagctgaagaaggagccCGTGGGAACCTTCTTGATCCGGGACAGCCAGCAAAAGGACGTGTTCTTCACGCTGAGCTACAGGGCTCCTGCAGGGCCTGCCAGCATCCGGATTACCTTCCAGAACTCCAGCTTCAGTCTGGTCGGGAGCAAGGAATGCTTCGACTCCCTGTTCAAACTGCTGGAATACTACACCAGCTCACCCAAGAAGAGCCTGGTGCAGCCCTACAGGAAAGTGCGGGTGCAGTCGCTGCAGCAGCTGTGCCGCAAGCGGATTATCGAGACGTGCGGCGGGCAGGCGGCCGTGGACGGCATCCCTGTGAATCCCATCCTGAAGGActtcctcctctccttcccCTATCGGCTGTGA
- the pigq gene encoding phosphatidylinositol N-acetylglucosaminyltransferase subunit Q encodes MVLKIFFPKCCNTADSGLLVGRWVPGQDSAVVLAVIHYPFIPGQVKKYLSQIRDQTQVDLTVLGSWSKPKDGQEGMDSFLKDLSTIFPHSRWLQLSRESGKRAFTCRVVQNNGTPPADQEGDEKVIFIHYDQRKVMLSQLHPIQEKSSEKGSSELRVVFQTVAQSQPLFFLDRYDEGPLKLTHWQSEGREASIIVELLKQASVPLCVVLTWLVSVWQWLCSFRCLHTWPVQFISSKLSTCVQSGYRTDHFQTVFSTKRATTHIEFMRKANIFVSFLLDVALGLLLISWLYRENRISQLANTLVPVADHVAKELQELLEWLMGAPAGLKMNRALDEVLGRFFLYHIHLWISYIRLMSPFIEMILWYVGLSACLGLTFALSVLSDIVALLTFHIYCFYVYGARLYCLKIYGLSSLWRLFRGKKWNVLRQRVDSCSYDLDQLFIGTLLFTILLFLLPTTALYYLVFTLLRLVVVMFQGLIHLSVDFINSFPLFAMGLRVCRPYRLAEGVKFRVLSEEPGAPLHLMMEINPLKFSSVLQGYRTPTYSCYPRDSWAALCKKLFVGELIYPWRQKSTKTD; translated from the exons ATGGTGCTTAAAATCTTCTTCCCCAAGTGCTGCAACACTGCCGACAGCGGCCTGCTGGTGGGTCGCTGGGTTCCGGGCCAAGACTCAGCTGTGGTGCTCGCTGTTATCCACTACCCCTTCATACCAGGCCAGGTGAAGAAGTATCTGAGCCAAATTCGGGACCAGACCCAGGTGGACCTGACCGTTCTGGGCTCGTGGAGTAAGCCCAAAGACGGGCAGGAGGGAATGGACAGCTTCTTGAAAGACCTTAGCACCATTTTCCCTCACTCACGTTGGCTTCAGCTGAGTCGCGAGAGCGGCAAGAGAGCCTTCACGTGCCGGGTGGTGCAAAACAACGGGACGCCTCCGGCTGACCAGGAGGGCGATGAAAAAGTAATCTTCATTCATTACGACCAGAGGAAGGTCATGCTGTCCCAGCTCCACCCGATCCAGGAGAAAAGCTCTGAGAAAGGGTCTTCAGAGCTGCGCGTGGTGTTTCAGACGGTCGCTCAGAGCCAGCCCCTGTTCTTTCTCGACCGGTACGACGAGGGGCCTCTGAAGCTCACGCACTGGCAGTCCGAAGGCAGGGAGGCGAGCATCATCGTCGAGCTGCTCAAGCAAGCGTCCGTCCCGCTTTGCGTGGTTCTCACCTGGCTGGTGTCTGTGTGGCAGTGGCTGTGTAGCTTCAG ATGTCTCCATACGTGGCCAGTGCAGTTCATCTCAAGCAAGCTGTCTACCTGTGTTCAGTCGGGATACCGGACGGACCACTTTCAAACTGTTTTCTCCACCAAGAGAGCCACAACGCACATAGAATTTATGAG GAAGGCAAATATTTTTGTGTCCTTCCTTTTGGACGTAGCTCTTGGATTGCTGCTGATCTCCTGGCTCTACAGAGAGAATCGTATCAGCCAGCTCGCCAATACTTTAGTGCCAGTTGCTGAC CATGTGGCTAAGGAGCTACAGGAGCTGCTGGAGTGGCTCATGGGCGCCCCTGCTGGACTGAAGATGAACCGTGCGCTGGACGAGGTGCTGGGGAGATTCTTCCTTTACCACATCCATCTGTGGATCA GCTACATCCGTCTGATGTCTCCCTTCATCGAGATGATCCTGTGGTATGTCGGACTCTCCGCTTGCCTGGGTTTGACCTTTGCCCTTTCGGTGCTCTCGGACATAGTGGCCCTTCTGACCTTCCACATCTACTGCTTTTATGTGTACGGAGCCAG GCTTTACTGTCTGAAAATCTACGGCCTGTCCTCCCTCTGGCGTCTTTTCCGGGGTAAGAAGTGGAACGTGCTGAGGCAGCGTGTGGACTCCTGCTCTTACGACCTGGACCAG CTCTTTATTGGCACTTTGCTCTTCACAATCCTGCTGTTTTTGCTGCCCACCACTGCCCTGTATTACCTGGTCTTTACACTG CTGCGCCTGGTGGTGGTGATGTTCCAGGGGCTGATTCATCTCAGCGTGGACTTCATTAACTCCTTTCCCCTGTTCGCTATGGGACTCCGTGTGTGCAGGCCCTACAGACTGGCAG AGGGAGTTAAATTCCGAGTACTGAGCGAAGAGCCTGGCGCTCCTCTGCACCTGATGATGGAG ATAAACCCTCTGAAATTCAGCTCTGTGCTCCAGGGCTACCGGACACCCACCTACAGCTGCTACCCCAGGGACTCGTGGGCCGCCCTGTGCAAAAAGCTTTTCGTAGGCGAGCTCATTTACCCCTGGAGGCAGAAGAGCACCAAGACAGACTGA